Proteins found in one Lycium ferocissimum isolate CSIRO_LF1 chromosome 6, AGI_CSIRO_Lferr_CH_V1, whole genome shotgun sequence genomic segment:
- the LOC132059889 gene encoding uncharacterized protein LOC132059889 isoform X2: MDRKMTGGRGKHGKGVVTNMAMAKKGVPQSGDVRKTRNVNVLQGIVPFNLLRKVTPESTPVGSTSNATTNPLSSTKSLWADQVEEETIDKSDCDPETSTRPHI; encoded by the exons ATGGACAGGAAGATGACTGGAGGGAGGGGGAAACATGGCAAAGGGGTGGTGACAAACATGGCTATGGCGAAGAAAGGGGTTCCACAGTCGGGAGATGTGCGGAAAACAAGGAATGTGAATGTATTGCAAGGGATTGTACCATTTAACTTATTGAGGAAAGTGACACCCGAATCAACCCCGGTAGGGAGTACGAGCAATGCAACAACTAACCCACTAAGCTCAACAAAATCTTTATGGGCTGACCAAGTAGAGGAGGAAACAATTGACAAATCAG attgtgatccagagacttctacgagacctcatatttag
- the LOC132059889 gene encoding uncharacterized protein LOC132059889 isoform X1, with protein MDRKMTGGRGKHGKGVVTNMAMAKKGVPQSGDVRKTRNVNVLQGIVPFNLLRKVTPESTPVGSTSNATTNPLSSTKSLWADQVEEETIDKSGQKKEDDWELLNVSHRMKQQWSIMFGT; from the exons ATGGACAGGAAGATGACTGGAGGGAGGGGGAAACATGGCAAAGGGGTGGTGACAAACATGGCTATGGCGAAGAAAGGGGTTCCACAGTCGGGAGATGTGCGGAAAACAAGGAATGTGAATGTATTGCAAGGGATTGTACCATTTAACTTATTGAGGAAAGTGACACCCGAATCAACCCCGGTAGGGAGTACGAGCAATGCAACAACTAACCCACTAAGCTCAACAAAATCTTTATGGGCTGACCAAGTAGAGGAGGAAACAATTGACAAATCAG GCCAAAAAAAGGAGGACGACTGGGAATTACTGAATGTATCACATAGAATGAAGCAGCAGTGGTCAATTATGTTTGGAACATAG